Below is a genomic region from Gopherus evgoodei ecotype Sinaloan lineage chromosome 17, rGopEvg1_v1.p, whole genome shotgun sequence.
TGTCTGGCCCAGACAAATTGCTGGGGCCATCTCCTTTAACGTAAGTCTTtggtctgggggaaaaaaaaaacagctgggtCTTAGCGTTAACTTTACATCACTGGCTTGATAGATACAAGCTGGAAGATGAGGAGAAGCGATTTCCAACCCTTATGTcttaagacaaggctcctatagTCACACCTATATTGGGCTGAAGAACTTGACTGACTTCTGTAAATCTGTAGTACAGCTTAGCAGAAAACCAGCACAAAATGAATCCGTTGTGGGGGAGACAGGGAGGCCTAATAGTGACATCAAGTCAAATCCCAACTTTAACATTGACTGACCTCCACAGGGAAGACTCTGCTTTATACCCACTCCTTAAGATATTGAGCATATGCCCTTACAGGGGAGTCTGCTGGCTATATATCGAAGACTCTGAACTCAGATTTAAGCTTTCAGACAGGGGAACAATAGCAACTAAACTGGAAATGGAGATATCAGAATGGTCCACGGGGCCACTTAGTTTTCCGTGTGTTTCATAGATCAAATCAGTGATGTGAACAGTCTACAGCTATCCTGTAACCTTTTTGATCTGAAAAAGGTGAATATCAGATTTTGTAGAACTCTGGAAAGGGCTACAATTAAACTGAGCACTTGAACTGTAAAAGTACTGAGTGTACCCACATTAAGGCAGATATTTGCTTTAAATAAACTGAAGTAGACTAGGACAAGTCTGCTGTGTCTTGCCCCATTTCATTTTTTGCAACTTCTTTGTAAGAAGTCCTCCAGTGATACAAACTTGACAGAGTCTTGAAAGAAAATGTCTTCCCTGAAACTTTACACAGCTAAGTGTTCTGAAGGTACTTGGATAGAAAACTTGTTTGGATGGAGAATAGCAGCCCCATATAAGTTCTTATTTAATCACCACTGAAATATACCTAATGTGACTGCTTGACTTTGTAGTTGACAAGAATGGTGATGTCTGCATTTCCATTCTTCATGAGCCTGGAGAAGACAAATACGGCTATGAAAAACCTGAAGAACGCTGGCTTCCCATCCACACAGTGGAAACTATAATGATTAGTGTCATTTCTATGCTGGCAGATCCCAATGGTGACTCTCCTGCTAATGTCGATGCAGCGGTAAGACTCCTGGTTTGTAAGTACAGTGGTGCTATGTGTAGCAGGAAAGGTTACTGCGTTCTAAATGCAAAAACCTGAAGGGCATATTTTATGACTTGGTAAGCATGGTATTAGATGACTGATAAGCAAAGACTGTACTCTTGCCCAGTAAAAATGTATATGTAATGAAGCTTAATAGCTAGTCTTAAAGGCTATAGAGTGTCTGAAATTCAGCCCCAGAATTGCTTTGTGGATCACTTTTTCTTGGTAAACAAGTATTGGTTGCTACCTACAGACAAAATCCTCCTGCTTTATAGGCTGAACAAGGCAGACACTGAAGCAGACTTGTTGGATAGAAACTTAAACAGGATACAGAAACAGGCAGGGTAGAGACTTTCTGCATTACATTTTGAGGCTTGGATGCTCAAATGTAATAGGAAAACTTGATCTGTCTCCATAGCCACTTACATCAAGCTTCGTTGCTATCCCAATAGCTACAACTTGCCAACCAGTGTTGGCTGGTGCATCTGAAGATGTAAAATACAACTCCTTTAGCTCACAACTCCTGTGTCCTTCAGTCTGTGCTGGAAACCCTTTCTGATGGTTAATAGGTTAGTTTGCATGTAGTGCAGAAAAGGGTTATTTAGGGAGTCTTTTGTGTCTTGGACAAGACTAACAACAGAAACTGATGCGGCGATCTTAGCAGGGAAAGTTAGtgataaaaatgtaattgttCTTCCTCTCTTGCCCCTAAAACATCAGCCTATGTCATTGTCATGAGTATAGATTTAAACAATGCATACATGGGAGGTAATGCCTCCTTTTACAGGCTTGAAATAGtggaggaattgtgggaaggcattggaggggTGTTAGCCCTCAGGTGACTTAGCatgtgtcctcactgcaaagtggcaGTTATAAAAGCCTCACTTAGAATCCAGTCTGCAGACCCAGATGAACCAAGTACCCCAGGATGAAAGCACCACTAAGCTTAGGTGACAGGTTCTTGAGTGTGCCCACCCCATGCTGCTTccatctgcagtgaagacatccaTCATGTAAAGTGGTTCACTTGCATATGAGGTTGGGGtaatactgaatttcatttagGAAGGCAGTGATTCCTAAGTGTGGGATGGATGAACACACCTCTACAATGAAAACTATCTGGAGAACAATAGTCTCAATGCTATTATATGCAGGGTGAGGAGAATAACCCTCAATGTTGAGAATAATTTAGAAGAGCCTGAAACTCACATTGAGGTAGGAATGGCTCCACTCATTTCAGTGCATGCTAACAGGGATGTCAGTGTCACTTTGCTGAAGTAGGAGCTCCGCtttcccaagtttgggaaagaCAGTGGTACTCAAAATCAGGGGTGGAAACAAGCTTTTCCTGATACAAAATGGCTATCAAAGAGAGCAGTTTTTGATTATCTTTCTGTACCCATCTAACCACTCATGCTGTGTGTATTACTACCAGAGATGTGAGTATCAAGGAGAGACGGATCTTCATATAGCAAATCTGAATGCTGTGGAGGAGCAAACTGGGCATTTAAATGCCCAATAGTATATAGTACACTTTTTAATTCTCTAATGATTTTTAACATAAATCTGTAGCTGACTTTTCTGGTCTCCACATACTGATTTTTACACACTACACCTTGTGCTCTTTCCCCAAAATTCCCAGTAACTTGTTTCTTTGAAAAATGCTGTATTGCTTTATCACAATgcctttttgggaaagggccacTCCTTTCACTAATCTAAAAAGGCACATACTAGACTAAATGTCCAAActtttttttgaaaagttatttCAACGGTAGGAAGAAAATTGCTAGCAGGAAGGCTTCAGATTGTATCCTGAAGTATGCTTTATTATTAACTTCCACATGAGTAGTGTGGGTTTGTCAGGTCTCTCAACTCTTTGAGCTGGGGTTGTAAACATGCTGTATGTGTCTAGAAAATAGCCTCCTGGATTCTAGTCCTTAAATAGAGGCATTTTTGCGTGGCCTAGTGTAGTACCCTTTAATTTCCATCCCCACAGGAACCTGCCAAACTAGTGCACAGTCAGAAATATTCATTGATGtgaatctctctccctccccccaatggtGGGGGATTTACTGTGCAGTCCAGGAAGCCCAGCATTTCTCACTGGATCCTGTCTCATTTTCTTCCCTTTTACCCCTTGGCCATGGTACCCCAGAGAAGGGAGCTTAGAGAGAGCTTAAGCAGCTCACCTCCTTAGGTCTCTGCTACACTGTCTATTTAGCTTCTGCTTTTGGTTGCCCAGCTTACTGGCTACAAAACTCAACATCTGGCTTCCTGATAATTGGATTAGTGTGACTTCCTATTGGAGAATCTAGAGAACAGATGGCTGCAGGGATGGTAAGCTACATGCAACCCTCTCTGCAGGTGGAGGGAtcgctcagtagtttgagcatcaggctgctaaacccagggttgtgagttcagtccttgaggggggctaTTTagcaatctggggcaaaattctttctggggattggccctgctttgagcagggggttggactagatgaccacctgaggtcccttccaaccctgatattctatgaagagatggctggcagggtggGAATGAAAAAGCAGTGTCCGAAATGCATTTTTGTTGCATTTGCTGCTCAGTTTTGCCATGGCATCAGGGGGAGGTCAGGAGGAGTCCAAAGGCTCCTGCCTGCTATGTCTAAGGCAGTTAATGTCTTTGAGAGCTCTTGTTTCAGGTCCTTTGCTGACTTGGGAACTCATCCCTGCTTCAGCTGATGCTCTATTCATGTTTGAGGTCTCTGCACCCATaaggattagaaaaaaaaattttaagttaAGATTTTTGGAGCACAACTCCTTAAAAGATGGAATTCTGTGTCTAATTTTGCAGTTGAACATACAGGAGGCCTCATAGCAACTGCCTGCTTCCTTGGAAGTGGGCATTTGCTGCACAGTCTATTGCCTGTCTCTTCATTCTGGATCTTCATTTTTCTTCGTCTACCTCATTTAACAGCTCTTAAGTCTTGTTTGGTTTTTTCTGGCTTTCTTACTCCAAAAGAGGGGAAAACATGAAGCCTCTTCAAAGAGCTACTAGTTGATGGCTTGACCAGCTGGAGTGTAGTAACAGTAGTGAGACTTGTAAATATCTTACACAGAAATACCTCGAACACTTGCTACTGGAAAGAATGGAGAGATGGCCTACATGGTGTCTGTACAGAGCCACTATCAACACGATACACATGCAGTATAAGCCAGGCTTGGAAATCTGGGACTTGTTTTAAGTGGCAGGATAATAGGCATAATTTAAAGAGCGATTAAGGGCTGACTTGATCATTCTGTAAGTACTTACATGGAGAATAGAAATTTGAGAAGCCCTATATCAGTCTAACAAATGTGTAATGagctaatggctggaagttgaagcaagaTGAACTCAGactattaaaaaaagcaaatttcCAACAGTGAGGGTAACTGTTaagggttgtagtggattctccaccaTGAACAATTAAATCAAGATTAtatttttttaggaaaaaaaatctatgctcTAGTTGAAACAAGAATGAATTCAGGGAactcctatggcctgtgttaggcaGAAgctcagatgagatgatcataatggtccttctggccttgtCTGAGTCTGCTTTTGCTTTGCAGATGCCCTGGAACTGACCAAACAACTCACTATAGTCTGTTTGAAATCTGGCTCCTGTTGGGAAGAAACTAGGTGGAAAGAAGGGTTTTGCAGCCACAGGGGCTAAAAACGTCTACTGATGGAAGCTTAGACTGTAGAAATGGCCTAGGCCTCCACAGTTTTAGGGACAAGCTTTCTAGGAGCCTAGGATGATTGTTGTGTGTAGGGtgtggttttttgtgtttttttttttttttctcccagccTCAAATGCCATGACTGCTTCCAGGAACAGGTTCGCTAGCTTTAAACACACTTTAAGAAAATGTCCTGGACTTGGAACACCTAGGTCCTGGAAACTTAAATATGAAACTTCTTGCTAGAATAAGCTTATCACACCACTAACAAAGTTGTCCAACTACTTCTTTACAGAAAGAATGGAGAGAAGACAGAAATGGAGAATTCAAAAGGAAAGTTGCCCGCTGTGTAAGAAAAAGCCAAGAGACTGCTTTTGAGTGACACTTATTCAGCAGCTAGTAGCTTCACTTTTTTTCAGGGTAAGTAACTTCAAAGAGTCACATTCACCTCCATTAGTAGGAGGCTTGAAGGACAAACCAACAGTACGACACAATTCTTATTCAGGCATAAATGCGTTCCCCTTGTCTTTCAAATAACCTTTGCTCTTTCTCCCAGTTTCACTGACAATGTGTCCTCAGCCTCATGTATGTAGACCAGCACTGCCAAAGACTACAAGGCTATGGAGACATggaatgtaatttttttctttcatgcatTACTGGCCACTAAATTCTTTGCCTGGGTTGGTAAACTTGTTGTGTTAGCATGTCTTCAATACACTGCCCAAAACCTGAGATTAGATTTGGTTTGGCAGTATTTTATACCAGTTCACTAATCTCATTAGTGGCTACAAATACACTTGTAACACTTTTAGGATCAAAAGTGGACATTCACTATAGATTCCTGCCCAAGCAGTCTTCCCAacaagctttaaaattcagttgtcTGTTGCCAGCCTAAAACTGTAAACGTTGATGTACATGTGCTGTCAATCTGTGTACAGATGCTGATAGCAAGGCCACTTGCAGACTCTATCTTTTTAGGGCGTTTGGATCAGTCAAGTGCTTGGGAAGACATCTCGTCTTCTTTTAAACTGTCTTGAGTTAAAAATCTTGTAGCACTTCTAAGACTTACCTCTTTCCCCGTTAGTCTTGACATATGGCACCAAGAAAGTGTCTTGCATTGCCTCTTAATAGTAATACTACGGGATGCTTAATTTTAGTAGCTCCTCCAGGGAAAATGAATCTACTTAACGACTCTTGGTGGTCGTCATCAGTACTTCTGCGTGGGAGCTGAACTAGAACATGCTTGAATTTCTCTTTAAGCAAGCTTTAACTCAGGGCTTAATACCACTCATCAAATAGTTATTGCCAACAACCACAGGCTCTAGACTGAAAAATGTCATCTTTTTCCCAGACAACTTTTGAGTTCTTCAGTGTAACTTGAAACTAAGAATTCTAATGTTTTTTAGAGATGTCTCACAACTACTTTTACTCCTACAGTAACTTCTCTGCAGAAGAGAGGCTAGACTGCTAAGCACCAAACTATTTTTTAGACACTTTCCTTCTGCAACTCTTTTTAATACCCTGAGATCACAAGCTTCAGGATGGAGAGGTGGTTAGACCACTGCCCTTAAGCAACCTACTTCTGATTAGCCAGGGGGTCTGTTAAACTGGAAGCTgccatttaaaatgtaaactgtGGCAGGCTGCCAGACCTAATGCTGTAAAAGGACAAACTGTGTTGGAATGATACAACCCATAGAACCATCTTGCCAGTCCACATGACTAACTGTCAAAGTACTATACgcttactacacctctaccccgctataacacaGGTTCACATATAGCAGGGTAGCAGTGGGGCACCAGCAGTGGTTTTAAGgttccagggctccagctgctgtggggagccctgggccctttaaatcacagctggagccctaattgtgtttcacctataacacggtagagatttttggctccccacaacagtgttatatcagggtagaactGTACTTTGTAACTGGTCTCCAGGTCAGTAAGGTGACTAAAACTTTTCTGTTTAGTGTGGGTGGTCTCTTCACTGCTGTTGAATTGTTTTAACCCTTTTTAACTTGAATTGCAGAATGCCCTTCTGCATTCAGATAGGTCAGTTGACTTCCAGAGTGAGATGTCACTTGTGTTAAACGGCTGATTGGAGGGAATAATTGCGCCAAATCTTAGTCGCATCTTATCCACCACAATAAACCTGTATTGCTTACATTCAGTACCCTGAACATGGTTGCATGGAAGAACTGGGCTGCTGAACGACCTTGGTATAGGAAGGGATTGTCTTAACAAACTGACCTCTCAAGGAACCTTTCACAACTTAATACAATTAGCACAAGTTCCATTTTCTGGTTTTTGACCTACTGCTTTTAACATTAGCAAATCTTTTTACTGAAGATTTCATGTACTTTAGCTGCACAGTTACTCAAGTCAGTTCCACTTGATAATGATTCTGTTCATAGCTAACTTTCAGACAGTATTGTCTTTGAATTTAAGGAGTGTGCTTACGAGCAAGTGGATTGTTCTTTCTAGTAAAATTTAAAGATACGTGGGGAAACAAATGAATAACTTAGATTTTCAGTTTCCTTTGACGGTATTTCTCGCTCAGGAGATAAGGTGAACGGAGAATTCCCATGCTCTAGCTGTCTCTGGTATAACTGGCGTGGGTATACCAAATAAGGCTGTGTGCTGCTTCCAAGGTACCATAGTAGCCCAGTTCACTTTAAAAGCATGATATTGAGCAAGAGCAATAGTGCAACTTAACACTTGGCATGAATGATGCCCAAGAGTAGAGGGAAGGAATGCTGACTATGTAGTCAGCTGGCCACCTTGCTTATGGAAGGCAAGTCCTTTACCCCTGAGTTATAGAAGTGTGAAAATGAAGAGCCTGGCTGCAATGACAGACTTAAAATAAGCACACTCACTTTTATAACAGCGATGCTTTATGCTGCTGCTCAAGTTCCATTCTGTAAAATACTACTAGACTAGACGTCAGTCATTCAATAGCTAAAATGTTGGCTTGCTATACAAAATATTCAACTACAGCATAGTCCTAGATGCATATGAGAAACCTACATATATAAAACACTCAAATGCTTAAGGTACTTTTACTAAAATCTAACTTTGATGGAGGTTTCAGGCTCAGATTTACCACCAGTGTTACAGCATTGCACTGGTTAGACTCCTCTCCTTGAGAGAGGACTGCATAATTAATGCTAAACACCAAGCAAAAGACACTTTAAAGTAAACTGGTTTTGAGCACAGACAGCCATAAAGGACTTTCTACAAATACTGTTTCCCATCTTTGAGCAACTAAAGATCCTGCGTTTCATCGATGTGGTAATACCGCTTTATCTTGTGTCTTGTAGGTCTCCAGTTGAGAAACATGGCACTGTTTTTTCCTGCACTCTACCCACCTATTGCTGGACTTATGTTGTAACATGTTGGCAAACACTGGCTGGAACTGGGCTGCAATAAAACATGCCAGTTATCAATGCTGACAAGAGCCTAACAAGTGCCAACATAAAAAGATTACGCATTTTGAAATCTAATGAACTGCTTTAACCTTCAGGAAGAATTGTAAAGATGTGTACATAGCACAACATGATCCGGATA
It encodes:
- the UBE2G1 gene encoding ubiquitin-conjugating enzyme E2 G1 isoform X1; amino-acid sequence: MTELQSALLLRRQLAELNKNPVEGFSAGLIDDNDLYRWEVLIIGPPDTLYEGGVFKAHLTFPKDYPLRPPKMKFITEIWHPNVDKNGDVCISILHEPGEDKYGYEKPEERWLPIHTVETIMISVISMLADPNGDSPANVDAAKEWREDRNGEFKRKVARCVRKSQETAFE
- the UBE2G1 gene encoding ubiquitin-conjugating enzyme E2 G1 isoform X2, encoding MIFTDGKSSLLVLQIHCSGVFKAHLTFPKDYPLRPPKMKFITEIWHPNVDKNGDVCISILHEPGEDKYGYEKPEERWLPIHTVETIMISVISMLADPNGDSPANVDAAKEWREDRNGEFKRKVARCVRKSQETAFE